In Acidimicrobiales bacterium, the sequence TACCAGTTCTTCTGGTTCGACCTCGAGCCGGTGCGGACCGTCGACGGACCGATCGCCACCGACTGGGAGCCGCCGGTGGTCACCGTCGAGCGCGACTGGCACGAGCTGTTCACCGCCGACCGGCAGACGAAGCTGGCCGAGGTCATCCCCACCTTCCTGGCCGAGCGGCGCTGGTACGCGGGCAAGGACCGCACTGTGCGCGACGTCCGCCTGGTGGACACGCTGCCCATGGGTGGCACCAAGCGCCGCCCGATCGGCTACATCGTGATCGCCGAGGTCCGCTACGTCGGCGCCGACCCCGAGACCTATCTCCTCGCGTTCGCCGACGCGTCAGGCGAGCGAGCGGCCGACCTGCTCACCTACCGTCCCGAATCCGTCGTCGCCCAGCTCGAACGACGCGGTGGCGCCGATGCAGGGCTGCTCATCGACGGCGTCGCCAGCGCCGACTTCTGCACCACGCTGCTGCAGTCCATCTCGCGGCGTCGCGAGCACAAGGGGCGGGCCGCGTCGATGATCGGCCAGAGCCGCCCCGAGCTCCGTCGCCTCGTCGACGCCGGCGAGCTCGAACCCAAGCTGATCGGGGTCGAGCAGAGCAACACCTCGGTCATCTACGGAGATCAGGTGCTGGTCAAGCTCATCCGCCGACTCGTCGACGGCACCAACCCCGAGCTCGAGATCGGCGACGCGCTCACCACCGCCGGGTTCGCCCACATCGCCAAGGTCCTCGGCGCCCTCGAGTACCGGGGACGCCAACAGCACGCCACCATCGCGGTCGCCCAGGAGCTCGTCAGCCACGAGTCCGACGCCTGGACGCTCGCGGTCGATCTGCTCGGCCGCTTCTACGAACAGGTGGTCACCGAAGACGACGGCCTCGACGCACTGCCCCATGCTCCCGATCCCTTGGGCGTCGACACCATCGAACCGCCGGATGTGGTTCGCGACCTCATCGGGTCCTTCATCGAGCCGGTCGACCGGTTGGCGCTCCGCACCGCCGAGATGCACCTCGCCATGGCGTCGGTCCCCGACGAGGCCTTTGCCACCGAGGCGTTCTCGACCCTCTACCAGCGGTCGCTCTACCAGAGCTTCCGCGGCCAGGCCCGCTCGACCCTCGCCGCCGCCCGGCGCAAGCTTCGCGCCCGCCAACGACCGCTCGCTCCCGAGGTGGCCGAGGACCTCGCCCGCCTCATCGAGGCCGAGTCGGCGCTGATCGAGCGCTTCCACGGGGTGCGCGCCCACCGAGTCGACACCCGGCGGGGCCGGATCCACGGCGACTACCACCTGGGGCAGGTCCTGTGGACCGGTCGCGACATGGTCATCATCGACTTCGAGGGCGAACCGGCCCGATCCATCGGCGAGCGGCGCATCAAGAAGTCGCCGCTGGTCGACGTCGCCGGCATGATCCGCTCATTCCACTACGCCACCAGCGTCGCCCTGTTCGAGCAGGCCGAGCGGGGCGTCATCCCCGAAGACGCCGCAGCCACCCGGCCCGTCGAGGTGTGGGGCGACTGGTGGCGCCAATGGGTCGAGGCCATGTACCTGCGCCGGTACCTCGACGTCGCCGCGGGATCGGGCCTGGTGCCCGACGACCCCGACGACCTTCGCCTGCTGCTCGACGTGTACGGGTTGGAAAAGGCGCTCTACGAGTTGCGCTACGAGTTGCAGTACCGCCCCGAGTGGGTCCCGATCCCGCTCGGCGCGATCCTCAGGAACCTCGACCGGGAGCCCGTGGCGTGATCGACGCCGCACTGGCCGAGCTGGCCCAGCGATGGGGTGTCCAGACCGGCTACTGGGACGTCTCCGGCACGTGGCACGACACGCCGGTCGAATCGCTGGTCGCCGTGCTCGGCCAGCTCGGCG encodes:
- the treS gene encoding maltose alpha-D-glucosyltransferase, coding for MTLVDDPEWYRDAIIYELHVRSFADSNNDGVGDFAGLTSSLDYLSDLGVTALWLLPFYPSPLRDDGYDIADYNGVNPSYGTLRDFRRFLKAAHERGLRVITELVMNHTSDQHEWFQRARRAPKGSKWRDFYVWEDTPERYPDARIIFQDFETSNWTWDPVAGQYYWHRFYSHQPDLNFENPAVRKAMFATLDKWFQMGVDGVRLDAVPYLFERDGTNCENLPETHEFLKDLRTHVDSKWDNRMFLAEANQWPEDAAAYFGDGDECHMNFHFPVMPRLFMAIRQEERLPIVDILEQTPALPPGCQWATFLRNHDELTLEMVTDEERDYMVRAYANDPQMRINLGIRRRLAPLLQNDRRRIELLNGLLFSLPGTPVVYYGDEIGMGDNVYLGDRDSVRTPMQWSPDRNAGFSRANPQQLFLPPVIDPEYHYETINVEHQLHNPNSLLWWTRRLISLRRRHRVFGRGDLEFVEPDNPKVLAFTRTLEEDGNTSRLLIVANLSRHPQPVELDLRHLQGLQPVEMFGHTRFAPIGELPYYLTLAPYQFFWFDLEPVRTVDGPIATDWEPPVVTVERDWHELFTADRQTKLAEVIPTFLAERRWYAGKDRTVRDVRLVDTLPMGGTKRRPIGYIVIAEVRYVGADPETYLLAFADASGERAADLLTYRPESVVAQLERRGGADAGLLIDGVASADFCTTLLQSISRRREHKGRAASMIGQSRPELRRLVDAGELEPKLIGVEQSNTSVIYGDQVLVKLIRRLVDGTNPELEIGDALTTAGFAHIAKVLGALEYRGRQQHATIAVAQELVSHESDAWTLAVDLLGRFYEQVVTEDDGLDALPHAPDPLGVDTIEPPDVVRDLIGSFIEPVDRLALRTAEMHLAMASVPDEAFATEAFSTLYQRSLYQSFRGQARSTLAAARRKLRARQRPLAPEVAEDLARLIEAESALIERFHGVRAHRVDTRRGRIHGDYHLGQVLWTGRDMVIIDFEGEPARSIGERRIKKSPLVDVAGMIRSFHYATSVALFEQAERGVIPEDAAATRPVEVWGDWWRQWVEAMYLRRYLDVAAGSGLVPDDPDDLRLLLDVYGLEKALYELRYELQYRPEWVPIPLGAILRNLDREPVA